In Amycolatopsis coloradensis, one genomic interval encodes:
- a CDS encoding TIGR03086 family metal-binding protein: METLDRHRRTQDAFDAVLATVRPDQWDAASACEHWTVRDVTGHVIWGLEVLHHHASGREFTVENGPAGSEKPGELAGEDPLARWRATRAATSAVVTGELLDRPAPAWYVANRPDATVTDYLALLTFDTLVHTWDIGSALGVDVRMDPDIVAPSFSLARLIISRTPGTFGPRVKPPADAGPQARFLAFLGRTV; this comes from the coding sequence ATGGAAACCTTGGATCGCCACCGGCGGACACAAGACGCCTTCGACGCCGTGCTCGCCACCGTGCGGCCGGACCAGTGGGACGCTGCGTCGGCGTGCGAACACTGGACTGTGCGCGACGTGACGGGTCACGTCATCTGGGGCCTGGAGGTGCTGCACCACCACGCGTCGGGCCGGGAATTCACGGTGGAGAACGGGCCCGCGGGCTCCGAGAAGCCAGGGGAACTGGCGGGTGAAGACCCGCTGGCCCGCTGGCGCGCGACCCGGGCGGCGACCAGTGCCGTCGTCACCGGCGAACTGCTCGATCGGCCCGCTCCCGCGTGGTACGTGGCCAACCGTCCTGATGCGACGGTCACGGACTACCTGGCGCTGCTGACGTTCGACACCCTGGTGCACACCTGGGACATCGGCTCCGCGCTCGGCGTGGACGTGCGCATGGATCCCGACATCGTCGCACCGTCGTTCTCGCTCGCCCGGCTGATCATCAGCCGTACTCCGGGCACTTTCGGGCCGCGGGTGAAACCGCCGGCGGACGCCGGCCCGCAGGCGCGGTTCCTGGCGTTCCTCGGCCGGACGGTCTGA
- a CDS encoding thiamine pyrophosphate-dependent dehydrogenase E1 component subunit alpha: MTSENRPALYRSMKLIREFEERCLAMAIAGEIDGGIHPYIGQEAVAVGICANLSERDFITSTHRGHGHVLAKGADPRRLLAELLGTLEGFNKGRGGSMHAADMKLGILGANGIVGAGGAIASGAAWAAKARGDSEVVVSFFGDGAMSQGVLLEAFNLAAIWSLPVLFVCENNRYATSLKLESGLAGGAARRAEGFGLVSRGVDGMDVEAVESAAAELLEGVRAGRGPAFLECETYRFFGHHSVLELLGVEFRDPDEVALWRTKDPIPLLGDQLGEDVVAGIDAAVKETIDEAVAFAKNAPSPDPKDALMYLYAGATAVRPGVIL; this comes from the coding sequence ATGACCAGCGAGAACCGGCCGGCCCTGTACCGGTCCATGAAACTGATCCGCGAGTTCGAGGAACGCTGCCTCGCGATGGCCATCGCAGGGGAGATCGACGGCGGTATCCACCCGTACATCGGGCAGGAAGCCGTCGCCGTGGGCATCTGCGCGAACCTGAGCGAACGGGACTTCATCACCAGCACCCACCGGGGACACGGTCACGTGCTGGCGAAGGGCGCGGACCCGCGCCGCCTGCTCGCCGAACTGCTCGGCACCCTCGAAGGCTTCAACAAGGGCCGCGGCGGATCGATGCACGCCGCGGACATGAAGCTGGGCATCCTGGGCGCCAACGGAATCGTCGGCGCGGGCGGCGCGATCGCCTCCGGCGCCGCGTGGGCGGCCAAGGCACGCGGCGATTCCGAGGTCGTCGTCAGCTTCTTCGGTGACGGGGCGATGAGCCAGGGTGTCCTGCTGGAAGCCTTCAACCTCGCCGCGATCTGGTCCCTGCCGGTGCTGTTCGTCTGCGAGAACAACCGGTACGCGACGAGCCTCAAACTCGAATCGGGGCTCGCGGGCGGCGCCGCCCGGCGCGCCGAAGGCTTCGGGCTGGTCTCGCGCGGTGTCGACGGCATGGACGTCGAGGCGGTGGAGAGCGCCGCCGCCGAACTGCTCGAAGGGGTTCGCGCGGGGCGGGGCCCGGCGTTCCTGGAATGCGAGACGTACCGGTTCTTCGGGCACCATTCGGTGCTCGAACTCCTGGGTGTCGAGTTCCGCGATCCCGACGAGGTCGCTCTTTGGCGCACGAAGGACCCGATCCCGCTACTGGGCGATCAGCTCGGCGAAGACGTCGTCGCCGGGATCGACGCGGCTGTCAAGGAAACCATCGACGAGGCGGTCGCGTTCGCGAAGAACGCCCCGTCGCCCGATCCGAAGGACGCACTCATGTATCTGTACGCGGGAGCCACCGCCGTCCGGCCTGGGGTGATCTTGTGA
- a CDS encoding alpha-ketoacid dehydrogenase subunit beta has translation MSGLPSPENFGYMHAMNRALHAEMAADEDVFLLGEDVGVGASGVTSGLLPRFGPERVLDTPLSEQAFTSFGTGAAMAGKKPVIEFQISSLIYLVFEQIVNQAHKFSLMTGGQVRIPVTYLVAGSGSRFGWAGQHSDNPYSLLAHAGVKTVVPGLAADAYGLLRAAIQDPDPVAVFAPSSLLGATDVSYAGEEDIVPLGQANVVREGGDLTVVAVGQHVGTAIEVAESLADRVDIEIVDPRTVYPFDWECLRKSVDKTGRLVVIDDSNRMCGLGAEIVATAAEEFDLVAPPRRVCRPDGTVIPYALALDKALVPGAGELTAAIDATLK, from the coding sequence GTGAGCGGGCTTCCTTCGCCGGAGAACTTCGGCTACATGCACGCGATGAACCGCGCCCTGCACGCCGAGATGGCGGCCGACGAAGACGTCTTCCTGCTCGGCGAAGACGTCGGTGTCGGGGCGAGCGGCGTCACTTCGGGGCTCCTGCCCCGGTTCGGCCCGGAACGGGTTCTGGACACGCCGCTGTCCGAACAGGCCTTCACCAGTTTCGGGACCGGCGCGGCGATGGCGGGCAAGAAACCGGTGATCGAATTCCAGATCTCCTCGCTGATCTACCTGGTCTTCGAGCAGATCGTGAACCAGGCGCACAAGTTCTCCCTGATGACCGGCGGGCAGGTCCGGATCCCGGTCACTTATCTCGTGGCCGGATCCGGCTCGCGGTTCGGCTGGGCGGGGCAGCATTCGGACAACCCGTACAGCCTGCTCGCGCACGCGGGGGTCAAGACCGTCGTCCCGGGTCTGGCCGCCGACGCCTACGGGCTGCTGCGGGCGGCGATCCAGGATCCGGATCCGGTGGCCGTGTTCGCTCCCTCGTCGTTGCTGGGCGCGACCGATGTGTCCTACGCGGGCGAAGAGGACATCGTGCCGCTCGGGCAGGCGAACGTCGTCCGGGAGGGCGGCGATCTGACGGTCGTGGCGGTGGGCCAGCACGTCGGCACGGCGATCGAGGTCGCCGAGAGCCTCGCCGACCGGGTCGACATCGAGATCGTCGACCCGCGCACGGTCTATCCCTTCGATTGGGAATGCCTGCGCAAATCGGTCGACAAGACCGGTCGGCTGGTCGTGATCGACGACTCGAACCGCATGTGCGGGCTGGGCGCGGAGATCGTCGCGACGGCGGCCGAGGAATTCGATCTGGTGGCGCCGCCGAGGCGGGTCTGCCGTCCGGACGGCACCGTCATCCCGTACGCCCTCGCGCTCGACAAGGCCCTGGTGCCCGGAGCCGGAGAACTGACGGCCGCCATCGACGCGACGTTGAAGTAG